The Ruania alba genome window below encodes:
- the moaC gene encoding cyclic pyranopterin monophosphate synthase MoaC, with protein sequence MSDFTHLDHRGQARMVDVTEKQPTVRSATAAALVRCAPHVVAALRDGSVPKGDVLAVARVAGIAAAKRTPELLPLAHVIGVHGVVLDAEVTDEGVALSATARTADRTGVEMEALTAVSVAALNVVDMVKGLDKSTEISHVRLIAKTGGKSGDWHRDA encoded by the coding sequence ATGAGCGACTTCACCCACCTGGACCACCGCGGCCAGGCCCGCATGGTCGACGTCACCGAGAAGCAGCCAACCGTGCGCTCGGCCACCGCTGCGGCGCTGGTGCGCTGCGCTCCCCACGTGGTGGCGGCGCTGCGGGACGGGTCGGTGCCGAAGGGGGACGTGCTCGCTGTGGCCCGGGTGGCCGGGATCGCTGCCGCGAAGCGCACGCCGGAGCTGCTGCCGCTGGCGCATGTGATCGGTGTGCATGGGGTGGTGCTCGATGCCGAGGTGACCGACGAGGGCGTCGCGCTCTCGGCCACCGCCCGCACCGCAGACCGCACCGGCGTGGAGATGGAGGCGCTCACGGCAGTGAGCGTGGCCGCGCTGAACGTGGTGGACATGGTCAAGGGGCTGGACAAGAGCACCGAGATCTCCCATGTGCGGTTGATCGCGAAGACCGGTGGGAAGTCCGGCGACTGGCACCGGGACGCCTGA
- the glp gene encoding gephyrin-like molybdotransferase Glp, producing the protein MTRTVAEHLEQVLGAIEPLPPRPLDLADAGGYLLAADVTSTTPIPLFDNSAMDGYAIRCVDLAGASEDHPVTLPVDADIPAGAVSTEPVAPGTAARIMTGAPMPAGADAIVPVEYSDGGTTQVRLTLAPDPGRHLRRAGEDLAAGDLVLQAGTLLGARQVAAAAAAGHGSVTVHPRPRVAVISTGTELVTPGTAPVGGQIPDSNSYLLARLVTEAGAEPVRIGAVPDDEDAFARVLAEVSPDVDAIICSGGVSVGAYDVVKAVLAPEPGMWFGPVAMQPGKPQGFGRLTDGTVVFTLPGNPVSVYVSFEVFVAPALRRLAGHPVTASLPLVPAVAAIGWRSPAGREQFMPVRVETPDGGPRPGQPAHLVRPSSERGSGSHLVGTLAAADGLARVPAEITEVAAGDTVDLLTGGHR; encoded by the coding sequence ATGACGCGCACCGTGGCCGAGCACCTCGAGCAGGTGCTCGGCGCCATCGAGCCGCTCCCCCCGCGCCCGCTCGACCTTGCCGACGCCGGTGGTTACCTGCTCGCTGCGGACGTCACCTCCACCACACCCATCCCGCTGTTCGACAACTCGGCGATGGACGGGTACGCGATCCGCTGCGTCGATCTGGCTGGTGCGAGCGAAGACCACCCGGTCACCCTGCCGGTGGATGCCGACATCCCGGCCGGGGCCGTGAGCACCGAGCCGGTCGCTCCTGGAACGGCAGCCCGCATCATGACCGGCGCTCCGATGCCCGCGGGTGCGGATGCGATCGTCCCGGTGGAGTACTCCGACGGCGGCACCACCCAGGTGCGCCTCACCCTCGCCCCGGACCCGGGCCGGCACCTGCGCCGCGCCGGGGAGGATCTGGCCGCCGGGGATCTGGTGCTCCAGGCCGGCACGCTGTTGGGCGCCCGGCAGGTCGCCGCGGCAGCCGCGGCCGGGCACGGGTCAGTGACGGTGCACCCGCGCCCGCGGGTGGCCGTGATCTCCACCGGCACCGAGCTCGTCACGCCGGGCACCGCACCTGTGGGCGGGCAGATCCCGGACTCCAACTCCTACCTGCTAGCCAGACTGGTCACCGAGGCGGGTGCCGAGCCGGTACGCATCGGCGCCGTGCCCGACGACGAGGACGCCTTCGCGCGGGTGCTCGCGGAGGTGTCACCGGACGTGGACGCGATCATCTGCTCCGGCGGGGTGAGCGTGGGCGCCTACGACGTGGTCAAGGCCGTACTCGCCCCCGAGCCAGGCATGTGGTTCGGCCCGGTGGCGATGCAACCCGGGAAGCCGCAGGGGTTCGGTCGGCTGACCGACGGCACAGTGGTCTTCACCCTCCCCGGGAACCCGGTGAGCGTGTACGTCTCCTTCGAGGTGTTCGTGGCGCCCGCGCTACGCCGGCTCGCCGGGCATCCGGTGACGGCGTCCCTCCCCCTGGTCCCGGCCGTCGCCGCGATCGGGTGGCGCTCCCCCGCAGGGCGTGAGCAGTTCATGCCGGTGCGGGTGGAGACTCCCGACGGCGGACCCCGGCCCGGTCAGCCGGCGCACCTCGTGCGCCCCTCCAGCGAGCGCGGGTCGGGCTCGCACCTGGTGGGCACCTTGGCCGCCGCAGACGGCCTGGCCCGAGTACCGGCCGAGATCACCGAGGTGGCGGCCGGCGACACGGTCGACCTACTGACCGGAGGGCACCGATGA
- a CDS encoding ThiF family adenylyltransferase, with amino-acid sequence MPLPPLVEPGPALSRAETDRLSRHILLPQLGEIGQRRLRAATVAVVGAGGLGSPALMYLAAAGIGTLRIIDHDVVERSNLHRQIAHGVSDLGRPKVDSAANTLAELAPDLIVDRRNERLTAYNADALLRGADLVLDGTDNFATRYVVDDACARLGLPLVWGSVLQFDAQVSVFWSAPPQGRDPVRLRTLFPNEPAPGSVPSCAQAGVLGALCGQVGSVMTHEAIKLIAGIGEPLLGRVLVLDALNARWTELPLRSGPDAPRPTGAPASPVPTAASPARGGPPQPPFARVTPAELDHRLTERRHRRDDFILLDVREPDEYMRASIPGGRLIPLAQVLTESGRSQVPSSSEVIVYCAAGPRSERAATDLAAHGYTVSVLTGGIKAWESR; translated from the coding sequence ATGCCGCTGCCGCCTCTCGTCGAACCGGGTCCGGCGCTGAGCCGCGCCGAGACCGACCGTCTCTCCCGGCACATCCTGCTGCCCCAGCTCGGTGAGATCGGGCAGCGACGGTTGCGGGCCGCCACCGTCGCCGTCGTCGGGGCAGGCGGACTCGGCTCTCCCGCGCTGATGTACCTGGCAGCCGCGGGGATCGGCACGCTCCGCATCATCGATCATGACGTGGTCGAGCGGTCCAACCTGCACCGGCAGATCGCCCACGGTGTCTCCGACCTGGGCCGGCCCAAGGTGGACTCGGCCGCCAACACGCTCGCCGAGCTCGCCCCGGACCTGATCGTGGACCGACGCAACGAGCGGCTCACTGCCTACAACGCCGACGCCCTCCTGCGCGGCGCGGACCTCGTGCTGGACGGCACCGACAACTTCGCCACCCGATATGTGGTCGACGATGCCTGCGCCCGGCTGGGGCTGCCGCTGGTGTGGGGATCGGTGCTGCAGTTCGACGCCCAGGTCTCGGTGTTCTGGTCGGCGCCACCGCAGGGCCGTGACCCGGTACGGTTGCGCACTCTGTTCCCGAACGAGCCTGCCCCGGGCAGCGTGCCCTCGTGCGCGCAGGCCGGTGTGCTCGGCGCCCTGTGCGGGCAGGTGGGGTCAGTGATGACACACGAGGCGATCAAGCTGATCGCCGGGATCGGCGAACCGTTGCTCGGGCGGGTCCTGGTGCTCGATGCACTGAATGCCCGGTGGACCGAGCTGCCGTTGCGTTCCGGCCCCGACGCACCCCGTCCGACCGGGGCACCCGCTAGCCCCGTGCCCACCGCAGCTTCCCCTGCCCGGGGCGGTCCACCGCAGCCCCCGTTCGCCCGCGTCACCCCCGCAGAACTCGACCACCGGCTCACCGAGCGCCGTCACCGCCGGGACGACTTCATCCTCCTGGACGTGCGCGAACCGGACGAGTACATGCGGGCTTCCATCCCCGGCGGTCGGCTGATCCCGCTCGCACAAGTGCTCACCGAGTCCGGGCGGTCCCAGGTGCCCAGCAGCTCTGAGGTGATCGTCTACTGCGCCGCCGGGCCCCGCTCCGAGCGCGCTGCCACCGACCTGGCCGCGCACGGGTACACGGTCTCCGTGCTCACCGGCGGAATCAAAGCCTGGGAGTCCCGATGA